One stretch of Cydia pomonella isolate Wapato2018A unplaced genomic scaffold, ilCydPomo1 PGA_scaffold_217, whole genome shotgun sequence DNA includes these proteins:
- the LOC133533919 gene encoding uncharacterized protein LOC133533919 → MAQRRLREKWKEDLENSPYGTYTIGAVLPSLDRWLDRTHGRVGFRLVQVLTGHGCFGHYLHWIGREPTQSCHQCDETDDTAQHTLQVCNRWAVERSALVVAIGTNDLSLHSVVAAMLGSERSWEAVTSFCDAVVSQKEVEEREREEDPNALPIRRKRAGRRAKRFAIVNRAIPQ, encoded by the coding sequence ATGGCGCAGAGGAGATTGCGTGAAAAGTGGAAGGAGGACCTGGAGAACTCCCCCTATGGAACCTACACCATAGGGGCAGTTCTCCCGTCGCTAGACCGATGGCTTGACCGGACGCACGGCAGGGTTGGGTTTAGACTGGTGCAGGTACTGACCGGACACGGGTGCTTCGGTCACTACCTGCACTGGATCGGTCGCGAGCCTACCCAATCCTGCCATCAATGTGACGAGACGGACGACACCGCCCAGCACACCCTGCAGGTGTGCAATCGCTGGGCGGTGGAGCGGAGTGCGCTGGTGGTAGCCATCGGGACCAATGATCTCTCGCTGCACAGTGTCGTGGCGGCCATGCTGGGCAGCGAAAGATCCTGGGAGGCGGTGACCTCCTTTTGTGACGCGGTTGTCTCGCAAAAGGAGGTCGAGGAGCGGGAGCGCGAGGAGGATCCAAACGCGCTCCCGATAAGGCGAAAACGAGCGGGCAGGAGGGCTAAGCGGTTCGCCATTGTGAACCGCGCTATACCCCAGTAG